Proteins from a genomic interval of Osmia bicornis bicornis chromosome 11, iOsmBic2.1, whole genome shotgun sequence:
- the LOC123987625 gene encoding actin-related protein 2/3 complex subunit 4: protein MSGTLKPYLTAVRRTLTAAMCLENFSSQIVEKHNKPEVEVRASKELLLTPILISRNDKEKVLIESSINSMRISIAVKQADDLEKILCHNFTRFMTMRAEHFIILRRKPVEGYDISFLITNIHVEQMYKHKIVDFVIHFMEEIDREISEMKLSMNARARICAEEFLKRF, encoded by the exons ATG tcGGGAACGCTGAAACCTTACCTGACAGCGGTAAGGCGAACACTTACCGCTGCTATGTGTCTTGAGAATTTCTCGTCCCAGATAGTAGAGAAACACAACAAGCCTGAAGTCGAAGTGAGGGCCAGCAAGGAACTTCTTCTGACACCAATATTAATAAGCAGAAATGATAAAGAAAAGGTGCTAATTGAATCGAGTATAAACAGTATGAGAATAAGCATCGCCGTGAAGCAGGCTGACGATTTAGAGAAGATTCTATGCCACAACTTCACAAGATTTATGACGATGAGAGCGGAGCATTTCATCATTCTCAGGAGAAAGCCGGTAGAA GGTTATGACAttagttttttaattacaaacatCCATGTAGAACAAATGTACAAACATAAAATCGTAGACTTTGTCATTCATTTCATGGAGGAGATCGACAGAGAGATCAGCGAGATGAAGTTATCAATGAACGCTAGAGCTCGCATTTGTGCGgaagaatttttgaaaagg TTTTAA
- the LOC114877748 gene encoding uncharacterized protein LOC114877748: protein MPRKENTKAKTWERDRRKRMNTYFKTLADLLPPNQEGRKRNKVDILIQASKYIKDLHSRTEELFLAHASEAHKEELARLKKLVTQLFSRTQLLSTLLKEAGISVPAEPALEKISPLKWSNKINVEDAEKYFNKVEEIKSSESKREKSAELKVPSKRKSVNSSHSSSKKLMENSNVSKDVNNSIENQENEAHCVNSKDDNADATGNVSETGSKESECCQTNTSSNVAVSRPVNGKSNSALQKVESQKKVKRKTKKKDEKKLSTPCVNNSVTSLTPNTLILSGGKLMPLVTPMTSNIIVNTQQQPANPIILGNAQQNQMIVMQPLTNRVQNPVVSICNQTLINTVQKVTLNTVPSIRANMVVDSQNWASNVKNIINATKIGGHKGILPKGKEVTKTTMTYKVPIPAVHKEKLEKSKEHATKKDTDVKLKVSKNHTKNVKNQQAAETTEKKNEKEKCVESTENQKGSLKRPSNAEADSADEPVDKKRKINENSESTVQVQTVSVSKSDFAVTCKSIESLKHVIEKIGEDTNEGKEKGNCLVQSGDKESCNEKNVECSVLLSTNSVNQEDVNDSLKSADVLKQDSVQKTADTSSPVTFAEEHLKSSSETIAISPETGFNIPVDDTLEKSNNDSGRSNSKSPLTEVEEAVEDSAESKKMKDVCNLGTEFDNLLEVTPKEAEAVEGTTNLESNKIILNLDTNTTTTLKPETNTAVQTSDAATSSSSLLPVSIVEDDSKLIKTSKDEVSKTSLSYNTENSFVPIGSRADGLHSDLSNDIFASLQVPSSSHNPESISPTAAFLMAFPLVSSLNGKTEVLEEEMKEDFKYHSQTPPMLLQIGAMEPNSFKLKTTSPSHAIAEKRLKVNYEEKKSVNPPVTEAVNSDLIVSVECSTTTKVLPKVVSNESLREPYKIVQSVLAPSLEKPASSSSFSQTLYSIASVSGTTSIATSSEAGHNCQNQLTTSLQNAITSSENVASQIGTVSISNKTEQTNCPVQASTCDTNVRYSSSQDFLSTYSTIVDNNLPNLQQNSTVCSSASIQETNSAALNQNVTADVSQAPMVPHLTNTTTTTNSASLPLQSMQMDYTSQMKEKDPDGSRIAYEIHGKDPLIDSNIVPNNRLNYTGHIDRVLPTSSQNIQQEYSMQSKDASLSVLSSQGMQTVYESQPKDTHVLSTQQNTHQSYTVHEKDHIIQNTHNDYTVDQNKNLSRKDPIPYSSGNTSASNRNQSYSTKESMPNSSEAHFQRSFPKMTKDSDSSVTSAEQDPKLNEVLRSKPQEPQDHGRDTNYTSSKKIDVDPFVQTFSYGVKESMSTQADQNVLNQNTDNIFQGKRDDAQSYSNYSNKDTKKINTSSSNNMNAKPLIQNTSVSRYSQQSASFVATSNYEHSTVTENHAKSTTTVAHNSSNFSILSWTTFSPVSGGGGNNLVQFDQGPNQTDNTEAKTICENYSYVPLHKENSSFSNVLNNDVYSTNSSMNNVDKSRMKTGMEAQKQSFVDPTKTRNIQTNVPGKQSRMQNQSQTSSGNNDYNKYGTENKNKSKYGMESDYIQNEYSGMDQQQQQQQQHGQKNHQTMATKHDKSVYPMSGYDSQVNFDLPEVSTQMKYSVEAYAGSNFKYPDKSQQQSQAKYQPLVQGQIPSLQHDSVTYNNSGKHGQQQSGTKSKGNQQQHAIRAPVNWMMTPEIKHNTNIADIILPPIGKELEFCQNNLFAQTPSYNQGTPNQFYNNYDVTAHGFPNLPVLQGEPKRTSEVFYSEEQPFPWSPTKTSVHVEQSQSVKGIDQHIVPSSLPTLVGDLDLGTNIPEKQNFLFSQVPSRVPPDQSKDPNKDKEGNVAGRDFHTVLNNQTVQHPGAGSSFLSVSQLVEHEKAEKSHQQHHQQQHHHHHHHHHHAHQHQQQQQQQQQQQQQQARKHQRKSNASPRGNSKRQMDIRKQNSGNDHLHQRHEEQKSSGHTFPEQGYQQQQKYQQNNIHWRSRNCKSNYTAEALIGTNSSVHDTNQDKHPSIKFSTNYSQNKFQTSLPTADAVMPINYFSNADDGSGYGQMVNQNFNSYSYSSNTNIYPTSNFITSISNTPTSYMMPLHDNTDYMEANAFLLSNVTVSSSNSSSTTSTVTTSTSNVNSNAKNHQHYGKHQNCDKRTYSTNVKKGKRKGIDGTMQNLEFPLSGINSPLEDYHHSTTFLPPPPPPHASPLYQNHPQANVYTKAVNGLPPPPSVAGPQGVPTVATAGFPMNPNMPRGGIVASNPMTMSHHPSGTSLTNFNLSTIFPEMNDKITGYKPPNGIPPGLPQPSNQSTAYTQRSNYPTNPLCHLPQVSEGSQFGNSIPPLPPPPPPPGVIHYKNV, encoded by the exons ATGCCTCGAAAAGAGAACAC CAAAGCGAAAACATGGGAGCGAGACAGAAGAAAACGTATGAACACATACTTCAAAACTCTGGCAGATCTTCTACCGCCGAATCAGGAGGGTCGGAAACGGAACAAGGTCGACATTCTGATCCAGGCCTCAAAGTACATCAAAGACCTCCATAGCCGTACTGAGGAATTGTTTTTGGCTCATGCTTCGGAAGCGCACA AGGAAGAATTGGCCCGTCTGAAAAAGCTTGTGACTCAGCTTTTCTCTCGTACCCAGTTATTATCTACACTTTTAAAGGAAGCTGGAATATCTGTTCCTGCAGAACCGGCGCTTGAAAAGATATCCCCTTTAAAATGGTCTAACAAGATCAATGTAGAAGATGCAGAGAAGTACTTCAATAAAGTAGAAGAAA TAAAAAGCTCTGAAAGCAAGAGGGAAAAGTCTGCAGAACTTAAAGTGCCTTCTAAAAGGAAATCAGTTAATTCTTCTCATTCGTCTAGTAAAAAGTTAATGGAAAATAGCAACGTTTCTAAGGATGTGAATAACTCCATAGAGAATCAAGAGAATGAAGCCCACTGTGTAAATAGTAAAGACGATAATGCCGATGCAACAGGCAATGTATCAGAAACTGGTTCAAAAGAATCAGAATGCTGCCAAACTAACACAA gTTCCAATGTAGCGGTCTCTCGTCCCGTGAACGGTAAATCAAACAGTG CATTGCAGAAAGTAGAATCCCAGAAAAAGgtaaaaaggaaaacgaaAAAGAAGGACGAGAAAAAATTGTCAACGCCATGTGTAAATAATTCGGTAACTAGTCTGACTCCAAACACTCTCATTTTGTCCGGCGGTAAATTAATGCCTCTGGTAACTCCTATGACATCAAATATCATTGTAAATACTCAGCAACAACCTGCGAATCCCATAATCCTTGGTAACGCTCAACAAAATCAAATGATCGTTATGCAACCATTGACGAATCGTGTACAAAATCCTGTCGTATCAATTTGTAATCAAACCTTAATCAATACTGTACAAAAAGTTACGTTGAACACGGTGCCAAGCATCCGCGCTAACATGGTCGTCGATTCCCAGAATTGGGCGTCAAATGTAAAGAATATAATCAACGCGACAAAAATCGGTGGTCACAAAGGTATCCTGCCAAAAGGTAAAGAAGTTACGAAAACTACAATGACGTACAAAGTTCCTATTCCGGCTGTCCATAAGGAAAAATTGGAGAAATCGAAAGAACACGCCACTAAAAAAGACACTGACGTTAAATTAAAAGTTAGTAAGAATCATACTAAAAATGTTAAGAATCAGCAGGCTGCAGAAACaacggaaaagaaaaatgaaaaagaaaagtgcgTGGAAAGTACTGAGAATCAAAAAGGATCCCTTAAGCGTCCTTCAAATGCGGAAGCTGACTCCGCAGATGAACCTGTTGATAAAAAACGGAAGATTAATGAAAATAGTGAAAGTACCGTTCAAGTACAGACAGTATCCGTTTCAAAATCAGATTTTGCTGTGACCTGTAAATCCATTGAAAGCTTAAAGCACGTGATAGAGAAGATAGGCGAGGATACGAACGAAGGAAAGGAGAAAGGTAATTGTCTTGTTCAATCAGGGGACAAGGAGTCGTGTAATGAAAAGAACGTAGAGTGTTCGGTTTTATTGAGCACCAATAGTGTAAACCAGGAAGACGTCAATGATTCTTTAAAGTCTGCAGACGTGTTAAAACAGGACAGCGTTCAGAAAACCGCAGACACCTCATCGCCAGTCACTTTCGCAGAGGAGCATCTGAAATCTAGCAGCGAGACGATAGCAATATCTCCTGAAACAGGCTTCAATATTCCTGTAGATGATACGTTAGAAAAGTCCAACAACGATAGTGGTCGTTCCAACTCTAAATCACCTTTGACAGAAGTTGAAGAGGCGGTCGAAGATTCTGCAGAATCTAAAAAGATGAAAGATGTGTGTAATCTTGGCACAGAGTTTGACAATCTGTTAGAAGTAACACCTAAAGAGGCGGAGGCTGTTGAAGGAACAACCAACTTGGAgagcaataaaattattctgaaCCTTGATACAAACACCACGACGACCTTAAAGCCAGAAACTAATACTGCAGTTCAGACCTCAGACGCAGCAACGTCGTCGTCATCGTTGCTTCCAGTGAGCATAGTAGAGGATGACTCCAAGCTTATTAAAACATCAAAAGATGAAGTATCGAAGACATCTCTGTCGTACAATACAGAAAATTCTTTTGTGCCTATTGGCAGCAGAGCTGACGGTCTTCACTCGGACCTCTCGAACGACATATTTGCCTCTCTTCAAGTTCCTTCAAGTTCGCACAACCCAGAGTCAATATCTCCTACCGCAGCATTCCTGATGGCTTTTCCATTGGTGTCCTCGTTAAATGGTAAAACTGAGGTTCTGGAAGAGGAGATGAAAGAAGACTTCAAGTACCACAGTCAAACTCCACCCATGCTGCTGCAGATTGGAGCCATGGAACCCAACAGTTTCAAATTAAAGACGACGTCTCCCTCTCATGCTATTGCTGAGAAACGTCTGAAGGTGAATTACGAGGAAAAGAAGAGTGTGAATCCCCCTGTAACCGAGGCAGTGAACTCGGACCTGATTGTCTCTGTAGAATGCAGTACAACCACGAAAGTCCTACCCAAGGTAGTGAGCAACGAATCTCTTAGAGAACCTTACAAGATCGTTCAAAGTGTATTGGCACCTTCTTTGGAGAAGCCTGCTTCTTCGAGCTCCTTCTCTCAGACCCTGTACTCTATAGCAAGCGTATCAGGCACCACTTCGATTGCCACCAGCTCAGAGGCTGGACATAATTGTCAGAACCAGCTCACAACCAGCTTGCAGAATGCAATTACCAGCAGTGAAAACGTTGCTTCTCAAATTGGCACTGTTTCCATATCTAATAAAACAGAGCAAACTAACTGTCCAGTTCAAGCGTCTACCTGCGACACTAATGTCAGGTATTCTAGCTCTCAAGATTTTCTATCAACCTACTCGACGATTGTTGACAACAATCTTCCCAACCTGCAGCAGAATTCAACGGTCTGCAGTAGTGCATCCATTCAGGAAACAAATTCTGCTGCACTGAATCAGAATGTAACAGCTGATGTATCTCAGGCACCTATGGTTCCTCATTTGACTAACACAACAACAACCACAAATTCTGCATCCTTGCCTTTGCAGTCCATGCAGATGGATTACACGTCCCAGATGAAGGAGAAGGATCCTGATGGTTCTCGTATAGCCTATGAGATCCATGGTAAGGATCCTCTGATAGATTCCAATATTGTGCCCAACAACAGACTCAATTACACTGGGCACATAGACAGAGTTCTTCCAACTTCCTCTCAGAACATCCAGCAAGAGTATTCCATGCAATCTAAAGATGCTTCTCTATCCGTTCTATCTTCGCAAGGTATGCAGACCGTTTACGAATCGCAGCCTAAAGACACCCATGTCCTGTCCACGCAGCAGAATACTCATCAGAGTTACACGGTGCACGAGAAAGATCACATCATTCAGAATACCCATAACGACTACACAGTGGATCAAAATAAGAATCTATCTCGAAAGGACCCGATACCGTACTCGTCGGGAAACACGAGTGCTTCCAATAGAAATCAAAGTTATTCTACGAAGGAGTCGATGCCAAACTCCTCTGAAGCTCATTTTCAACGCAGCTTTCCAAAGATGACCAAGGATTCTGATTCTTCGGTTACTAGTGCAGAGCAGGATCCGAAGTTGAACGAGGTGCTGAGGTCGAAACCGCAGGAACCACAGGATCATGGACGCGACACGAATTACACATCATCGAAGAAGATAGACGTTGATCCCTTTGTTCAGACGTTCTCGTACGGAGTGAAAGAATCGATGAGCACGCAGGCTGATCAAAATGTATTAAATCAGAACACTGATAACATATTCCAAGGAAAGAGAGATGATGCTCAGAGCTATTCTAATTACTCCAATAAAGATACAAAGAAGATCAATACCAGTTCGTCGAACAATATGAACGCTAAACCTCTaatacaaaatacatccgTTAGTCGTTATTCTCAGCAGTCGGCTTCCTTTGTGGCTACCTCTAATTACGAGCATAGTACTGTCACCGAGAACCACGCAAAGTCGACAACCACCGTCGCTCATAATTCCTCCAATTTCAGTATCCTGTCGTGGACCACTTTCTCACCGGTTAGCGGAGGAGGTGGCAACAATCTCGTACAGTTTGACCAAGGGCCAAATCAAACAGACAACACAGAAGCAAAGACAATCTGTGAAAATTACAGTTACGTTCCTTTGCACAAGGAAAATTCAAGTTTCTCAAACGTTTTGAACAATGATGTCTATTCAACGAATTCATCAATGAATAATGTTGACAAGTCCAGGATGAAGACTGGAATGGAAGCACAGAAACAATCCTTCGTGGACCCGACGAAAACAAGAAATATTCAGACTAACGTCCCTGGGAAACAGAGTCGTATGCAAAATCAAAGCCAAACCTCGTCAGGTAACAATGATTACAACAAGTACGGTAcagagaataaaaataaatccaaGTATGGTATGGAGTCAGACTATATTCAGAATGAATACTCTGGAATGGatcaacaacagcagcagcagcagcaacatgGACAGAAAAATCATCAGACCATGGCTACGAAACACGACAAATCTGTATATCCAATGTCTGGTTATGATTCCCAGGTGAACTTTGATTTACCCGAAGTCAGCACCCAGATGAAGTACTCTGTGGAGGCTTATGCTGGCTCCAATTTTAAATACCCTGATAAATCACAGCAACAGAGTCAGGCCAAGTATCAACCTCTAGTTCAGGGACAAATTCCTTCCCTTCAACACGACAGTGTCACGTACAATAACAGTGGTAAACATGGTCAGCAGCAGAGTGGTACAAAGTCGAAAGGAAATCAGCAGCAACACGCGATTAGAGCACCCGTGAACTGGATGATGACACCAGAAATTAAGCATAACACAAACATAGCTGACATCATTTTACCACCGATTGGTAAGGAGCTGGAATTCTGCCAGAATAATCTGTTTGCACAAACACCGTCCTACAATCAAGGAACGCCAAATCAGTTTTACAATAACTATGATGTCACCGCACATGGTTTCCCCAATTTACCGGTTCTGCAGGGTGAACCGAAGAGAACCTCAGAGGTGTTTTATTCGGAGGAACAACCATTTCCTTGGTCTCCAACGAAGACTAGCGTTCACGTTGAACAGAGTCAGTCAGTCAAAGGTATAGATCAACATATTGTCCCATCCAGTCTTCCAACCTTGGTCGGTGATCTGGACTTGGGTACCAACATACCCGAGAAACAGAACTTCCTGTTTAGTCAAGTTCCGTCTAGGGTTCCACCCGATCAGAGCAAAGACCCTAATAAGGATAAAGAAGGGAACGTCGCAGGACGTGATTTTCATACTGTGCTGAATAATCAGACTGTTCAGCACCCAGGGGCTGGATCCTCCTTCCTTTCTGTGAGTCAGCTGGTTGAACACGAGAAGGCTGAAAAATCTCATCAGCAGCATCACCAGCAGcaacatcatcatcatcaccaccatcaccatcaCGCTCATCAACatcagcaacagcagcagcagcaacaacaacaacagcaacagcaggcTAGGAAACATCAGAGGAAAAGTAATGCTAGTCCTAGAGGCAACAGCAAACGGCAGATGGATATTCGAAAACAAAATTCAGGAAACGATCATCTGCATCAAAGGCACGAAGAGCAGAAGTCATCGGGTCATACATTTCCCGAACAAGGATATCAGCAGCAGCAGAAATATCAGCAGAATAATATTCATTGGAGAAGCAGAAATTGTAAGAGCAATTATACCGCAGAGGCATTGATAGGAACTAATAGCAGTGTTCACGATACAAATCAAGATAAACATCCCTCCATCAAGTTCTCTACTAATTATTCTCAGAACAAGTTTCAAACCAGTTTGCCCACCGCAGACGCTGTCATGcctattaattatttctcgaACGCAGACGATGGAAGTGGCTATGGGCAAATGGTCAATCAGAATTTCAATTCATATAGCTATTCCTCGAACACGAATATCTATCCTACCTCAAACTTCATCACCAGCATATCAAACACACCTACCAGTTACATGATGCCGTTACACGACAACACCGACTACATGGAAGCAAACGCTTTCCTTTTATCAAATGTCACCGTGTCCTCGTCCAACTCTTCGTCAACTACGTCCACTGTAACGACTTCAACTTCCAATGTGAACAGCAATGCAAAGAATCATCAGCATTACGGGAAGCACCAGAACTGCGACAAAAGAACTTATTCCACTAACGTGAAGAAGGGGAAAAGGAAAGGTATCGATGGAACGATGCAGAACTTGGAATTTCCTCTTTCCGGTATCAATTCGCCGTTGGAAGATTATCATCATTCCACTACGTTTTTACCACCGCCTCCGCCCCCGCATGCCAGCCCTCTTTATCAAAATCATCCTCAGGCAAATGTTTACACAAAAGCTGTGAATGGATTACCACCTCCACCGTCTGTAGCCGGTCCTCAGGGTGTACCGACGGTGGCTACAGCTGGTTTCCCGATGAATCCAAACATGCCAAGGGGTGGAATCGTTGCCAGTAATCCAATGACTATGAGCCATCATCCCTCGGGCACTAGTCTCACCAACTTCAATTTGAGCACCATTTTTCCAGAGATGAACGATAAA ATTACAGGATACAAGCCACCGAATGGTATACCTCCTGGTTTACCACAGCCATCGAACCAGTCTACAGCTTATACGCAAAGGTCCAATTATCCAACGAATCCTCTCTGTCATTTGCCACAG GTGTCCGAAGGAAGTCAGTTTGGTAATAGcattcctcctcttcctcctcctccacctcccCCTGGAGTGATCCATTACAAGAATGTGTGA
- the LOC114877750 gene encoding nucleoporin NUP42-like, protein MVICKYYRQGNCRFGQYCQFDHINTFANTNKESYNEDEYTVVLVAKEILSAERGGQWLLSCFAPLKDKPCIPGMEDLSPEEVRWEMYQAQKNGMVEQAKVHFQQLCQDVKAKREALKNPTRETLTKLKEILGTGHKGTSETTPGKSSNFSFATPQLGLPNSTSSSNVFGNKTTFGSQSNPFSGGFASPNNTSVFGRTTTTSNPVFGSAPTFGSNLGVFSGSGGTSTNPVFGTTTNAPAFNTGQNTQTFGSSGSIFGGGAAQPVFGQPSVFGSSNQANNVFARPQTSQSTTSAFNSGATSPSSLFSGGTSSQPSASIFGGAKTTTPNPFGGSSTIQTSNPVFGTAVSSGTFSSGIFSQAETVPAFGGAPVFGGAATFGNTAAPMFGEKPTFGGSAGIFGAPNTATPAFSSAQPTNAFGATVSTPAAGIFGSAQNTAPTMSAPNAAPFGTTSSTTAGPFSTATSQFDATNTTAFSKPAFGISSGTAGETFGTTVTSSSAPFGTTNTNATFGTPPTTTSPFASSTFGEIQTSPFASTNATVTTTTANPFGVQQNASPFGGFAQSQTSNTTTVASSGPFGKPTYTATITAIIDESIYSMDNQLTDDEKSMYLAEKFSFGKIPLKPPTKEVR, encoded by the exons ATGgttatttgtaaatattatcGACAAGGCAATTGCCGTTTTGGACAGTACTGTCAGTTTGATCATATAAATACATTTG CAAACACTAACAAGGAGTCGTACAATGAAGACGAATATACAGT GGTTCTTGTTGCAAAAGAGATACTTAGTGCCGAAAGAGGAGGACAGTGGTTGTTATCCTGCTTTGCACCGCTTAAGGACAAACCATGTATTCCTGGTATGGAAGATTTGTCCCCGGAAGAAGTACGCTGGGAAATGTATCAGGCTCAAAAAAATGGAATGGTTGAACAAGCA AAAGTACACTTTCAACAACTGTGTCAAGATGTGAAAGCAAAAAGGGAGGCTTTGAAAAATCCCACCAGAGAGACATTAACAAAACTA AAAGAGATTTTAGGAACAGGTCACAAAGGTACAAGCGAAACGACGCCTGGTAAATCGTCTAATTTCTCTTTTGCAACTCCTCAACTTGGACTTCCAAACAGTACTTCATCTTCTAATGTATTTGGAAATAAAACAACATTTGGGAGTCAAAGCAATCCGTTTAGTGGAGGTTTCGCTTCCCCTAACAACACATCAGTATTTGGTAGAACAACTACAACTTCGAATCCTGTGTTTGGTAGTGCTCCAACATTTGGCAGTAACTTAGGTGTGTTCAGCGGTAGCGGAGGTACCAGTACCAATCCTGTATTCGGTACAACTACAAACGCCCCCGCGTTTAACACAGGACAAAATACACAGACTTTCGGATCGTCCGGTTCAATTTTTGGCGGCGGAGCTGCACAGCCCGTTTTCGGGCAGCCTAGTGTATTCGGGTCGTCGAATCAAGCGAATAACGTGTTTGCTAGACCTCAAACGTCGCAATCGACGACTTCGGCATTCAATAGCGGAGCAACGTCTCCCTCCTCTCTGTTCAGTGGCGGGACTTCCTCTCAGCCTAGTGCATCCATATTCGGTGGAGCCAAAACGACTACACCCAATCCATTCGGTGGTTCTTCAACTATACAAACTTCGAATCCCGTATTCGGAACGGCCGTTTCATCCGGCACTTTCAGTTCTGGAATATTTTCTCAAGCCGAGACGGTACCCGCTTTCGGAGGGGCACCAGTTTTTGGAGGTGCCGCAACGTTCGGAAACACAGCTGCCCCGATGTTCGGCGAGAAACCAACGTTCGGAGGGTCCGCTGGCATTTTTGGCGCGCCTAATACAGCAACGCCCGCTTTCAGCTCCGCTCAACCTACCAATGCTTTCGGTGCAACCGTTTCTACACCAGCCGCGGGTATATTTGGAAGTGCGCAGAATACTGCGCCTACCATGTCCGCACCCAACGCAGCACCCTTTGGTACAACGTCGTCTACCACTGCTGGTCCGTTCTCCACCGCGACGTCCCAATTTGACGCTACCAATACAACTGCTTTCTCAAAGCCTGCGTTTGGCATAAGCTCGGGGACCGCTGGTGAAACCTTTGGTACCACCGTTACATCCTCTAGTGCACCATTTGGCACTACGAATACTAACGCCACTTTTGGTACACCACCTACCACTACTTCACCCTTCGCGTCGTCCACATTTGGCGAAATACAGACCTCGCCATTCGCGTCTACGAACGCTACAGTTACTACCACAACCGCGAATCCATTTGGAGTACAACAAAACGCTTCTCCATTTGGTGGCTTCGCACAGAGTCAAACGTCTAACACTACAACGGTGGCCTCGAGTGGGCCGTTTGGAAAGCCAACGTACACTGCGACAATAACGGCCATTATCGATGAAAGTATTTACTCCATGGACAATCAATTAACGGACGACGAGAAGAGTATGTATTTAGCAGAGAAGTTTAGCTTCGGTAAGATCCCGTTGAAACCACCTACCAAAGAAGTGAGGTAA